In a single window of the Anaerocolumna cellulosilytica genome:
- a CDS encoding tape measure protein produces the protein MSSIRTAIELYDAFSTPMMSIVNAVSLGMSAITELQSTMNESVSFDVADTAREQMNQVTAAIEEARAKLAEPVTHENTSLTWDSPTMDTFTTSGIERFQQELQSANSIMESLNTTQMKIATQAQRTEIFPQNMISDMTDMQSHIQAIQQKIQQLENNPMNMGVTGANNELERLRSQLSQALGEQNQLNTAMNNMDVGSANEAYMRLSQTIATTERYIRDNTDEQGRFNQAVQNCYSQTMKVSDGFAGWQRAIIVANQAMGLIKSTLSSIGVMDMSGAFNRLDTMNRFEKTITIMTGDAHLANAALSQLRETTLGTAYGLDVAAKSTQGFMTRGMSLGAATNQVRVWADAVSFYGEGTNAQLESVVDAIGKMYSKGKVEADQLDRLFDAGIGAAEIYANAVGESVSAVKEDLSAGTISAYKFIDVVSQAMDSGISAGAAKDAGSTWATTFANMHAVITRGWTSIITGLDAALASHGLPSSMEMVSSFGNKMESVLNSVGNAMNFLVDVTMNVYDIMSTVSGFIADNWSIIEPLIIGVVTAMSLYTAALIANNIVQGISNVQKAFAAVAEYKNAKAILANSAAYTAETVATASATVAQASFNTALAACPITWIIVGIIAIIAIFYAAVAAVNHFAGTSVSATGLIAGVIALAGAAIWNTILGVINFIIGIGVELYNLIATFANFFANVFNDPVGAILNLFSGMFDFILGIVQDAAKLIDTILGTDMASAVEGFRNDFADAVNDIIGDQTVVMEKLDASDYQFDGIDYGDAWDAGYSFGEGIDEKISNFELSDIFGKNDISNPDIDASNMATDISGIAGDTKDVKDSLDISQEDLKYMRDMAERDAVNRYTTAEIKVDMTNNNTVSSSMDLDGMIHELAVGVNEAMDKAAERG, from the coding sequence ATGTCATCAATAAGAACGGCAATTGAATTATATGATGCTTTTTCAACTCCTATGATGTCAATTGTAAATGCTGTTAGTTTGGGTATGTCTGCAATTACAGAGCTACAATCAACAATGAATGAATCTGTATCATTTGATGTTGCTGATACTGCTAGAGAACAAATGAATCAAGTAACTGCAGCTATTGAAGAAGCAAGGGCAAAACTTGCTGAACCTGTCACACATGAAAATACCTCCCTTACGTGGGATTCTCCAACAATGGATACATTTACAACATCTGGTATTGAACGTTTTCAGCAGGAGCTTCAAAGTGCAAATTCCATAATGGAATCACTGAATACTACACAAATGAAGATTGCAACCCAAGCTCAAAGAACAGAAATTTTTCCACAAAATATGATTAGCGATATGACTGATATGCAAAGTCATATACAAGCTATTCAGCAAAAAATACAACAATTGGAAAATAATCCAATGAATATGGGGGTTACCGGAGCTAATAACGAACTTGAACGTTTGCGGTCACAGTTAAGCCAGGCATTAGGGGAACAGAATCAACTTAACACTGCAATGAACAATATGGATGTAGGTAGTGCAAATGAAGCTTATATGAGGTTATCCCAAACGATTGCTACTACAGAAAGGTATATCAGGGATAACACGGATGAACAGGGGCGGTTTAATCAAGCAGTTCAAAACTGTTATTCGCAGACAATGAAAGTATCAGATGGTTTTGCGGGATGGCAAAGAGCGATTATTGTAGCTAATCAAGCAATGGGGTTAATAAAAAGTACGCTTAGTAGTATTGGGGTCATGGATATGAGTGGTGCATTTAATCGGTTAGATACTATGAATCGATTTGAAAAAACCATTACTATTATGACTGGTGATGCCCATCTTGCAAATGCAGCTTTGTCACAATTAAGGGAAACAACTCTTGGTACTGCTTATGGGTTGGATGTTGCTGCAAAATCCACACAAGGTTTCATGACACGTGGTATGTCTTTGGGGGCAGCAACAAATCAAGTACGTGTGTGGGCTGATGCAGTTAGTTTTTATGGCGAGGGTACAAATGCACAGTTAGAAAGTGTAGTGGATGCAATTGGTAAGATGTATAGTAAGGGTAAAGTCGAAGCAGATCAGCTTGACAGGCTTTTTGATGCAGGTATTGGAGCAGCAGAAATTTATGCTAATGCGGTAGGTGAATCGGTAAGTGCGGTCAAGGAAGACTTGAGTGCAGGTACTATATCTGCATACAAATTCATTGATGTTGTAAGTCAGGCTATGGATTCGGGTATATCAGCAGGTGCAGCAAAAGATGCAGGTAGTACATGGGCAACTACTTTTGCTAATATGCATGCAGTAATTACAAGAGGATGGACAAGTATAATTACAGGGTTGGATGCTGCATTAGCTTCTCATGGGTTACCAAGTTCTATGGAAATGGTATCATCTTTTGGAAATAAAATGGAAAGCGTACTTAATTCAGTTGGTAATGCAATGAATTTTTTAGTAGATGTCACCATGAATGTGTACGACATTATGAGTACAGTCAGTGGTTTCATAGCTGATAATTGGTCAATAATAGAACCACTAATTATTGGAGTAGTGACGGCAATGAGTTTATATACAGCAGCATTAATTGCTAACAATATAGTACAGGGTATAAGCAATGTACAAAAAGCCTTTGCAGCGGTTGCAGAATATAAAAATGCTAAAGCTATTTTAGCAAATTCCGCAGCTTATACGGCTGAAACAGTGGCTACGGCATCCGCAACAGTGGCACAAGCGTCATTTAACACTGCTTTAGCAGCGTGTCCTATAACATGGATCATAGTGGGAATCATTGCAATTATTGCAATCTTTTATGCAGCTGTTGCAGCGGTAAATCATTTTGCCGGAACTTCTGTTTCTGCCACTGGTTTGATTGCGGGGGTTATTGCACTCGCAGGTGCTGCTATATGGAATACAATACTGGGTGTAATTAATTTCATCATTGGAATTGGTGTTGAACTTTATAATCTAATTGCTACATTTGCAAATTTCTTTGCTAACGTCTTTAATGACCCAGTTGGTGCTATTTTGAACTTGTTCAGTGGAATGTTTGATTTTATCCTTGGTATTGTTCAGGATGCTGCAAAGTTAATTGACACTATACTAGGAACAGATATGGCAAGTGCGGTTGAAGGATTTAGGAATGACTTTGCAGATGCCGTTAATGATATTATTGGTGATCAGACGGTTGTAATGGAAAAGCTTGATGCTTCTGATTATCAATTTGATGGTATTGATTACGGTGATGCTTGGGATGCAGGGTATTCGTTTGGTGAAGGCATTGATGAAAAAATTTCTAACTTTGAACTATCCGATATATTTGGTAAAAATGATATTTCAAATCCAGACATTGACGCTTCTAACATGGCAACTGATATCAGTGGTATAGCAGGAGACACCAAAGATGTAAAAGATTCCTTAGATATCAGTCAGGAAGATTTAAAATATATGCGTGATATGGCAGAACGTGATGCAGTCAATAGGTACACAACAGCAGAAATTAAGGTTGATATGACAAATAACAATACTGTCAGTTCATCAATGGATTTGGATGGAATGATTCATGAACTTGCAGTAGGGGTCAATGAAGCTATGGATAAGGCAGCGGAAAGGGGGTAA
- a CDS encoding terminase small subunit gives MAKLTDKQQRFVDEYLIDLNATQAAIRAGYSVNNADEIGSELLGKTRVLEAVSKAMAERSKRTGVTVDRIVLELAKIAFIKMTDVVDSKGRIKETATDDDLSCIEYIRYKQLDSDTSSLEEREVKIASKVKALELLGKHLGMWNDKLNVSVTLPVVISGDDQLED, from the coding sequence TTGGCAAAATTAACTGATAAACAACAAAGGTTTGTAGATGAATACCTGATTGACCTGAACGCAACACAGGCTGCTATTCGTGCGGGATATTCAGTAAATAATGCTGATGAAATAGGCTCTGAATTGCTAGGGAAAACTAGAGTTTTAGAAGCGGTATCTAAAGCAATGGCAGAGAGGTCAAAACGAACTGGTGTAACTGTTGATAGAATCGTACTTGAACTTGCTAAAATTGCATTCATTAAAATGACAGATGTTGTTGATTCAAAAGGCAGAATAAAGGAGACTGCAACAGATGATGATTTATCCTGTATTGAATATATCAGATACAAACAATTAGATTCTGATACAAGTTCGTTAGAGGAAAGGGAAGTGAAAATTGCATCCAAGGTTAAGGCCCTTGAATTACTAGGTAAGCACTTAGGGATGTGGAATGATAAGCTTAATGTAAGCGTAACACTTCCTGTTGTCATATCCGGGGATGATCAACTTGAAGACTAA
- a CDS encoding COG3415 family protein → MNKNTENLKELRDIIGFEQFKVVTKLMPGKLLHISDWGGFISKEERDAAIRKDLYHNMGIPEIANKYGLGIHAIYKITEHKK, encoded by the coding sequence GTGAATAAGAATACAGAGAATTTGAAAGAGTTAAGAGATATTATTGGGTTTGAACAATTTAAAGTAGTTACTAAACTTATGCCGGGGAAGCTTTTACATATTTCTGATTGGGGTGGCTTTATATCGAAAGAAGAACGTGATGCAGCAATTCGTAAAGACCTTTATCATAATATGGGTATACCGGAAATTGCAAATAAATATGGTCTTGGTATTCATGCCATATACAAGATTACAGAACATAAGAAATAA
- a CDS encoding ISAs1 family transposase, which translates to MLNKAEGGKLRKILAIDGKTQRGNSNKNQKANHIVSAVDEKGFCLGQTRVEEKTNEIKAIPELLERLNIKGTIITTDAMGTQIEIVKKIRQKRADYVLALKRNQGMLYEDVSLYFKDIQMKESCEYRKTVEKARGRIEKREYWQTDDIAWMKKGKKDWSGLKTIAMTRNTIEENGLKTVEERYYISSLEKDVKEVSRAIRGHWMVESYHWHLDVTFREDGNRTLEKQASDHLNIIRKMALNILKVYEVGSRPLSIKKKRFAIGTNPEKHLERILEL; encoded by the coding sequence ATGTTAAACAAGGCAGAGGGAGGGAAACTCAGGAAAATCCTTGCAATTGACGGAAAAACCCAGCGTGGAAATTCGAATAAAAACCAGAAAGCGAATCACATCGTAAGTGCAGTGGATGAAAAGGGGTTTTGTCTGGGACAAACACGAGTGGAAGAAAAAACGAACGAGATTAAGGCCATCCCAGAACTGTTGGAGCGTTTAAACATAAAAGGAACCATTATTACAACAGATGCAATGGGGACACAAATTGAAATCGTAAAAAAGATTCGTCAGAAGCGAGCAGATTATGTGCTGGCTTTAAAGCGAAATCAGGGAATGCTGTATGAGGATGTGAGCCTTTATTTTAAGGATATACAAATGAAAGAAAGCTGTGAATATAGAAAGACAGTAGAAAAGGCAAGAGGAAGAATTGAAAAACGGGAATACTGGCAAACGGATGACATAGCATGGATGAAGAAGGGAAAAAAGGATTGGAGCGGTCTTAAAACGATTGCAATGACTCGAAACACCATAGAAGAGAATGGTTTAAAAACAGTGGAAGAACGATACTATATCAGCAGTTTGGAAAAAGATGTGAAAGAGGTGTCGCGAGCCATTCGTGGGCATTGGATGGTAGAAAGTTATCACTGGCATTTGGATGTAACATTTCGGGAAGACGGAAATCGTACCTTGGAAAAACAGGCGTCCGATCATTTAAATATAATCCGGAAGATGGCATTGAATATCCTAAAGGTCTATGAGGTAGGAAGCAGGCCACTTAGTATCAAGAAGAAACGGTTTGCGATTGGGACAAATCCAGAAAAACATTTGGAACGAATCTTAGAACTATAA
- a CDS encoding helix-turn-helix domain-containing protein, whose amino-acid sequence MSVGTNIKKFRKQKGLTQAELGKRLDVTQQMIGQFENDKNSPQMDTLKKIATALEIDISDLLGISPLQSLSERVTFFNYLLGLGYEVSENPYNDKWVIHIKESGQDIFISDDEMNSLESIIKENVDLRITKYISDGKHSQ is encoded by the coding sequence ATGAGTGTAGGAACAAATATAAAAAAGTTTAGAAAGCAAAAAGGGTTAACACAAGCCGAACTTGGCAAAAGATTAGATGTTACTCAACAAATGATAGGACAATTTGAGAATGATAAAAACTCCCCTCAAATGGACACCTTGAAGAAAATTGCCACCGCCTTAGAAATAGACATTTCTGATTTATTAGGCATATCTCCTTTACAATCCTTAAGTGAAAGAGTTACATTTTTCAATTACCTTTTAGGATTGGGGTATGAAGTGAGTGAAAACCCTTATAATGATAAATGGGTAATACACATAAAAGAATCTGGGCAAGATATTTTCATTTCAGATGATGAAATGAACTCTCTTGAAAGTATCATCAAAGAAAATGTTGATTTAAGAATTACAAAATACATAAGTGACGGAAAGCATAGTCAATAA
- a CDS encoding PBECR4 domain-containing protein, which yields MYSAIELHEVEEKPRISDITMAVLQQYYEIYLMPFIFEYTVTYENGSEKMLQLRFDEDNFCHLLGVESIAKKAVKFSMLAEYRGKKGWDNVKNGVITFACLKKLNQRQFKNVKAKYVYFYLMPNMISNPLAINYKRDLVDPETNIECEIMFYSYCENAVIHLGIEYSEDKGYYIARSFFVEKLSNDNPVDNYIKNQENISADLKAKVIML from the coding sequence ATGTACAGTGCTATTGAGTTACATGAGGTAGAAGAAAAACCAAGAATTAGCGATATTACTATGGCTGTATTACAACAGTATTATGAAATTTATCTGATGCCATTTATATTTGAATATACGGTTACATATGAAAATGGAAGTGAAAAGATGTTACAGTTGAGATTTGATGAAGATAATTTTTGTCATCTTCTGGGTGTTGAATCAATTGCAAAAAAAGCAGTGAAATTTTCAATGTTAGCAGAGTATAGAGGGAAAAAGGGATGGGATAATGTAAAGAATGGGGTAATAACTTTTGCTTGTTTGAAAAAATTAAATCAAAGACAGTTTAAAAATGTAAAGGCTAAATATGTGTATTTTTACTTAATGCCAAATATGATTAGCAATCCATTGGCGATTAATTATAAGAGAGATTTGGTCGACCCTGAAACAAACATTGAATGTGAAATTATGTTTTACAGTTATTGTGAGAATGCTGTGATACATCTAGGGATAGAATATAGTGAAGATAAAGGCTACTATATTGCAAGATCTTTTTTTGTCGAGAAATTATCAAATGACAATCCAGTTGATAACTATATAAAAAATCAAGAAAATATTTCGGCAGATCTTAAAGCAAAGGTAATCATGCTTTAA
- a CDS encoding tyrosine-type recombinase/integrase, whose protein sequence is MKLPNGYGSVHKLPGKRRNPWRARKTDGWEFDEKGEKIKQKYITIGYYTKREEALQALADYNKDPYNLHAATITFSEIYDKWSEKKFQEISKSNINGYKASYLLCDSVKNMNFVDIKLSHLQKVVDESGKNFPTLRKLKVLFGQLFDYAIMHEIISKERDLVQYVNINKAGNPNAFDRKPFTKKEVQAVWKWSTTSEYIQIILMLIYSGVRIGELLDLKKENINLNEKWFDVIASKTESGIRKVPIADKILPYFKDWMNKNNCDYLLSTPDSQHFEYRNYYDSYWTPFIEQMNMNHRPHDTRHTCVSLLTVAGVDERMIKKIVGHKGQGVTQQVYTHIEIDELLVAINKI, encoded by the coding sequence ATGAAATTACCTAATGGATATGGTTCAGTCCATAAATTACCCGGCAAAAGAAGAAACCCTTGGAGAGCAAGAAAAACTGACGGATGGGAATTTGATGAAAAGGGTGAAAAAATAAAACAAAAATATATTACTATTGGATATTATACTAAACGCGAAGAAGCCTTACAGGCTTTAGCTGATTATAACAAAGATCCCTATAATCTTCATGCTGCAACCATCACCTTTTCAGAAATATATGATAAATGGTCAGAAAAGAAGTTCCAAGAAATATCCAAATCAAATATTAATGGATATAAAGCATCCTATCTTCTATGTGATTCCGTAAAAAATATGAACTTTGTTGATATTAAGCTTAGTCATTTGCAAAAAGTAGTAGATGAATCTGGTAAGAACTTCCCGACCTTACGTAAACTAAAGGTCTTGTTTGGTCAATTATTTGATTACGCGATAATGCATGAAATTATATCCAAAGAACGTGACCTTGTTCAATACGTTAATATCAATAAAGCAGGTAATCCGAATGCCTTTGATAGAAAGCCATTCACAAAAAAGGAAGTACAGGCTGTTTGGAAATGGAGTACTACATCTGAATACATTCAAATTATCTTAATGCTAATTTATTCAGGTGTAAGAATTGGAGAACTCCTTGATCTAAAGAAAGAAAATATCAACTTAAATGAAAAATGGTTTGATGTAATTGCATCCAAAACAGAATCAGGAATACGAAAAGTTCCCATCGCCGATAAAATTTTACCCTATTTCAAAGATTGGATGAACAAAAATAATTGTGACTATCTTCTTTCAACACCTGATAGTCAGCATTTTGAATATAGAAATTACTATGATAGTTATTGGACACCGTTCATTGAACAAATGAACATGAACCATAGACCACATGATACCCGGCACACCTGTGTTTCACTTTTAACAGTTGCCGGAGTAGATGAAAGAATGATTAAAAAGATTGTAGGTCATAAGGGTCAGGGTGTTACACAACAGGTTTACACCCACATTGAAATTGATGAATTACTGGTTGCAATAAACAAAATATAA
- a CDS encoding helix-turn-helix domain-containing protein, with product MKINKRKLQIAMANACLNMDDLAALAEISRVSISKYLSGLRTPKPKTLGKIAKALKVPVENLIDMESEV from the coding sequence ATGAAAATCAATAAAAGAAAATTACAAATTGCAATGGCTAACGCTTGCCTTAACATGGATGACTTAGCAGCTTTAGCAGAGATTTCAAGGGTTTCTATTTCTAAGTATCTTTCGGGCTTAAGAACTCCAAAACCTAAGACACTTGGTAAAATTGCAAAAGCTTTAAAAGTACCTGTTGAAAATCTTATTGATATGGAAAGTGAGGTTTAA
- a CDS encoding type II toxin-antitoxin system PemK/MazF family toxin, translated as MGKEITKEEVITHKKKAISKLNRTFEALLNSPNPKHHKKADLVAYWIETYSHYLLNEERFDYTRVLKFNRGDIVSINFGFNVASEQGGLHYAIVLDNDNKHTSPVITVLPLSSGTETDVHERDVYLGNELYEKLKQKHNSLSQKIKSERDEVLQLLVGLQKSITLIGKENITGQEAYNNLEVLINETKEKKANLDKEYEIFLRYEREINKLKSGSIALMEQITTISKMRIYTPKNSMDLLYGIKFSNPAMNKINDNIKKLFLYENKC; from the coding sequence GTGGGAAAAGAGATAACCAAGGAAGAAGTAATTACTCATAAGAAGAAGGCTATTTCTAAATTGAACAGAACATTTGAAGCACTATTAAATAGTCCAAATCCAAAGCATCATAAGAAAGCAGATTTGGTTGCATATTGGATTGAAACATATAGTCATTACTTACTTAATGAAGAAAGATTTGACTATACTAGAGTTTTAAAATTCAACCGAGGTGACATAGTTAGTATAAACTTTGGATTTAATGTTGCCAGTGAACAAGGTGGTCTACATTATGCTATTGTACTTGATAATGATAATAAACATACATCACCGGTTATAACTGTTCTACCATTGTCATCAGGAACTGAAACGGATGTTCATGAAAGGGATGTGTACTTAGGTAATGAATTATATGAAAAACTTAAGCAAAAACACAATTCATTATCCCAAAAAATCAAAAGCGAACGTGATGAAGTATTACAGTTATTAGTGGGTTTACAAAAATCAATCACATTGATAGGAAAAGAGAACATAACTGGGCAGGAAGCATATAATAATTTAGAAGTATTAATTAATGAGACAAAAGAAAAGAAAGCAAACTTAGACAAAGAGTATGAAATTTTTCTAAGATATGAAAGAGAAATCAATAAACTAAAATCAGGAAGTATTGCTTTAATGGAGCAGATTACAACAATCAGTAAAATGCGTATTTATACACCAAAAAACAGTATGGATTTACTATATGGAATTAAGTTCTCAAACCCTGCTATGAATAAAATAAATGATAATATTAAAAAACTATTTTTGTATGAAAATAAATGTTGA
- a CDS encoding DNA primase family protein has translation MRTVENIGKIIFNDEYWKGGNNGNFKAPYNSSEPKPFDQAKQYRYICGVIQQHVIMVDYDNEEAFECRLKIAKDQGQNCIVVRSPNKGGHFYWFNKQQIPVKNNSGNKTVLTLSPVDYKAGIRKVANTGEVKRSKCAGSLSTESGELREILYCSIKEDNTLDEIPFYDLPLNTGEKFDFLGMGEGDGRQDGLFTYMNPVKGAGYSYEQFRVVAEIIEQYVFSIPLSEEFENAVRREAWDTLTACNDSLFFKGTVFLFNKFGDYLMEKYHVKKINGYMHSYKDGVYIPGYEPIEKLILDEIPSLTKTKRNEVLDYLRIRAEERPTADLHLIAFNNGIYNLYTGQLEPFNPQHIITNKISWNYNPDAKSELVDSVLDKLSCGDKEIRYALEEVAGACLYRSASLGGGMAAILVGDKHNEKSTYIYMVESMLGKENYSAADMGALGNRFITITLYGKLANIGDDISNGYIADASIFKKLVTGEEVQAEEKGKPAINFVSYAMHIYSANDIPHMKDTTGAVLRRLLLIPLNGKFTKDTPDYDPFIKYKLGQAEHMEYFIHLAICGLHDVLDNKSFTVPAKAEQQKISYEVENNQVLAFIEDVGTESIINEPTADVYKRYQLFCADNGFQPGSNLTFSKNVNRTLGTKIITGHIGTGKNRKSVKMFSE, from the coding sequence ATGCGAACTGTAGAAAATATTGGAAAGATTATTTTTAATGATGAGTACTGGAAGGGTGGCAATAATGGCAATTTCAAAGCACCTTATAATAGCAGTGAACCCAAACCATTTGATCAGGCAAAACAATATAGATATATATGTGGAGTAATTCAACAGCATGTGATAATGGTTGACTATGACAATGAAGAAGCATTTGAATGTAGGCTTAAAATTGCAAAAGACCAAGGGCAAAACTGTATTGTTGTAAGATCACCAAATAAAGGTGGTCATTTTTACTGGTTCAATAAACAACAGATACCAGTTAAGAATAATTCGGGCAACAAGACAGTGTTGACACTTTCTCCTGTAGATTATAAAGCGGGAATTAGGAAGGTAGCAAATACTGGAGAAGTAAAAAGGTCGAAATGTGCCGGAAGTCTGTCAACAGAATCAGGGGAATTACGTGAAATTCTATATTGCAGTATTAAAGAAGATAATACACTTGATGAAATTCCATTCTATGATCTTCCTTTAAACACTGGGGAAAAGTTTGATTTTTTGGGTATGGGGGAAGGTGATGGACGACAGGATGGACTTTTCACCTACATGAATCCTGTTAAGGGTGCCGGATATTCCTATGAACAGTTTAGAGTAGTTGCTGAAATCATTGAACAATATGTTTTTTCAATACCTTTGAGTGAAGAATTTGAAAATGCTGTACGTAGGGAAGCATGGGACACATTAACAGCTTGTAATGATTCGCTTTTCTTCAAGGGTACAGTGTTCCTATTTAACAAGTTTGGGGATTATCTCATGGAAAAGTACCATGTAAAGAAAATCAATGGTTATATGCACTCATATAAAGACGGTGTGTATATTCCAGGGTATGAGCCAATAGAAAAGTTGATACTTGATGAAATTCCATCTTTGACTAAGACAAAAAGAAATGAGGTCTTGGACTATTTGAGAATCAGAGCAGAAGAAAGACCGACGGCGGACTTGCACTTGATAGCTTTTAATAATGGTATTTACAATCTTTATACCGGACAGTTAGAACCATTCAATCCGCAGCACATAATTACAAACAAAATATCATGGAATTATAACCCTGATGCAAAATCAGAGTTAGTGGATAGTGTACTTGATAAATTATCATGCGGTGATAAAGAAATACGGTATGCGTTGGAAGAAGTGGCAGGTGCTTGCCTATATCGGTCTGCTTCACTTGGTGGCGGTATGGCTGCTATCTTGGTGGGGGATAAACATAATGAAAAAAGTACCTATATTTATATGGTGGAAAGTATGCTTGGTAAAGAAAACTATTCCGCTGCTGACATGGGGGCATTAGGGAATAGGTTCATTACTATTACGCTATACGGAAAACTTGCAAACATAGGTGATGATATATCAAACGGATATATTGCAGATGCATCTATATTTAAAAAATTGGTTACTGGTGAGGAAGTTCAGGCAGAAGAAAAGGGTAAACCTGCAATTAATTTTGTATCATATGCAATGCACATTTATTCTGCAAATGACATACCGCACATGAAAGACACTACAGGGGCAGTACTTAGAAGATTATTATTGATTCCTTTGAATGGGAAGTTTACAAAAGACACCCCTGACTATGACCCATTTATCAAGTACAAACTGGGACAGGCTGAACATATGGAATATTTTATTCATCTTGCCATATGTGGATTACATGATGTACTTGATAATAAAAGCTTTACAGTTCCCGCAAAAGCAGAGCAGCAGAAAATAAGTTATGAAGTGGAAAACAACCAGGTGTTAGCATTTATCGAAGATGTTGGAACAGAAAGTATTATTAATGAACCGACAGCAGACGTATATAAAAGGTATCAACTATTTTGTGCTGATAATGGATTTCAACCGGGAAGTAATTTGACCTTTTCAAAGAATGTTAACCGTACTTTGGGAACAAAAATTATAACAGGGCATATCGGAACAGGTAAAAACAGAAAATCGGTCAAGATGTTCTCTGAATAA
- a CDS encoding helix-turn-helix domain-containing protein, with amino-acid sequence MFKEELKQIMVDLKLSQTKLSELTGIGKSSISQYLSGKNVPTESRQREIAESLGLNANYFLEESDNQEQVNYTPIKKLQPEQAGKLMGISKDTVRKGLQDGIFPWGYAVKTSPKRWTYFINAQKFDEIERINIETKDE; translated from the coding sequence ATGTTCAAAGAAGAACTAAAACAGATCATGGTTGATTTAAAACTTAGTCAAACAAAACTTTCTGAACTTACTGGGATTGGTAAAAGTTCAATAAGTCAGTATCTTTCAGGAAAGAATGTACCTACAGAATCAAGACAGCGTGAGATAGCAGAATCACTTGGACTTAACGCAAATTATTTTCTTGAAGAATCGGACAATCAAGAACAGGTTAATTATACCCCAATTAAAAAGCTACAACCGGAACAGGCGGGTAAGTTAATGGGCATTTCAAAAGATACTGTTAGAAAAGGGTTACAGGATGGTATTTTCCCTTGGGGATATGCAGTAAAAACTTCGCCTAAAAGATGGACTTACTTCATCAATGCACAGAAATTTGATGAAATTGAAAGAATAAATATAGAAACAAAGGACGAGTAA
- a CDS encoding transposase family protein, whose translation MKTILEYVSTVTDHRQQHKVLHKMMDIIMLVFFASLAYADDWVEIEVFGKEHEEFLRRYLELPNGIPSHDTIQRVFAMVSPEFLEIFQSE comes from the coding sequence ATGAAAACAATATTAGAATATGTAAGTACGGTTACAGACCACAGGCAGCAACACAAAGTACTGCACAAAATGATGGACATTATTATGCTGGTATTTTTTGCATCACTGGCCTATGCGGATGACTGGGTGGAAATTGAAGTATTTGGAAAAGAGCACGAAGAATTCTTAAGGAGATATCTGGAACTTCCCAATGGAATACCCTCTCATGATACTATCCAACGCGTGTTTGCGATGGTATCACCGGAATTTCTGGAAATCTTTCAAAGTGAATAG